In a genomic window of Candidatus Thiothrix sulfatifontis:
- a CDS encoding biopolymer transporter ExbD, producing MKFRTRERSESKVDLTSLIDVVFMLLIFFMVTTTFDKNAELKIELPTASNVAAASSEDKLELLIDGQGRYYINGREVLNNQPETLFQAMSMTLEEMGNNTPPLVISADASVNYQAVVTAMDIAGRLGLTNFSMATSQATRKPQE from the coding sequence ATGAAATTCCGTACCCGTGAACGCAGTGAAAGCAAGGTCGATTTGACCTCGTTGATTGATGTGGTGTTCATGCTGTTGATTTTTTTCATGGTCACGACTACCTTTGACAAGAACGCTGAACTCAAGATTGAGTTGCCGACGGCCAGTAATGTGGCGGCGGCTTCCTCGGAAGATAAGCTGGAACTGCTGATCGACGGGCAAGGGCGTTACTACATTAATGGGCGTGAAGTGTTGAATAATCAGCCGGAAACGCTGTTTCAAGCCATGAGCATGACCTTGGAAGAAATGGGTAATAATACCCCGCCACTGGTCATTTCGGCGGATGCGAGTGTCAATTATCAGGCAGTCGTGACCGCAATGGACATCGCCGGGCGCTTGGGGTTGACCAATTTTTCGATGGCAACCTCGCAAGCGACCCGCAAACCACAGGAATAG
- a CDS encoding MotA/TolQ/ExbB proton channel family protein produces MFELIKSGGIMMFPLILSSMIALAIIIERFLSLRVSKVVPSSDIERARKLAGITKLADVQVDELRNGSLLGRVLATGLESRDLPRHIMKENVEEAGRHVVQELERYLPALGTIITIAPMMGLLGTVLGMIGVFSAINTAGVGNPQQMAGGISEALVTTVVGLLIAITTLVFERYFKAKVDGYVAIMEREALRLIEIANSSRKTLPTGAPAPLPRGGKPA; encoded by the coding sequence ATGTTTGAATTAATCAAATCTGGCGGGATTATGATGTTCCCCCTGATTCTGAGTTCGATGATTGCACTGGCGATTATTATTGAGCGTTTTCTGTCGTTACGGGTCAGTAAAGTGGTACCTTCCAGCGACATTGAACGCGCCCGCAAGTTGGCTGGCATCACCAAATTAGCCGACGTGCAAGTCGATGAATTACGCAACGGTTCGCTCTTGGGGCGCGTGTTAGCGACGGGGCTGGAAAGCCGCGACTTGCCACGTCATATTATGAAAGAGAACGTCGAAGAAGCTGGACGCCACGTCGTACAAGAATTAGAACGTTACCTGCCAGCTTTGGGTACGATCATTACGATTGCGCCAATGATGGGCTTGTTGGGAACCGTGTTGGGGATGATCGGGGTTTTCAGCGCGATTAATACCGCTGGCGTGGGTAATCCGCAGCAAATGGCGGGGGGGATTTCCGAGGCGTTGGTGACAACCGTGGTGGGTTTGTTGATTGCGATTACTACTTTGGTATTTGAGCGTTATTTCAAAGCCAAAGTTGACGGTTACGTGGCGATCATGGAACGTGAAGCGCTACGGTTGATTGAAATTGCCAATTCCAGCCGCAAAACATTACCAACGGGAGCGCCCGCACCGCTGCCTCGCGGGGGTAAGCCTGCATGA
- the ppk1 gene encoding polyphosphate kinase 1 translates to MQENAAPDLNNPDYYLNRELSLLAFNRRVMELAQDPRVPLLERLRFLCISSANMDEFFEVRVASLKQQLQLDIASIGADGLTPTAALKQITTIAHTLVETQYKLLNDELIPALRQENIYFVRRTHWDERQLAWLSDYFDRELMPLLSPLGLDPAHPFPNVINKSLNFIVGLQGTDAFGREIDTAIVQAPRTLPRIIRLPANMAASKDSFVFLSSILHAFIERLFPGMEVSGCYQFRLTRNSNMYVDEEEVEDLLQAMQGELPQRNYGAVVRLEVADHCPPGNVEYLMEHFHLCEQDVYNVNGPVNLNRLMPIADLVERPDLRFPPFRPAPSLAEHHSDLFECIKHGDVLMHHPYQSFQTVLDFIGQAVQDPDVLAIKMTLYRTGKQSELVKHLIRAARLGKEVTVVVELRARFDEEANIDLASQLQNAGAHVVYGVVGYKTHAKLCLVVRREGKRLRSYAHLGTGNYHPGTARIYTDFGLLTCQPDMTEDVHKVFHMLTGLGRMRDLKYLLEAPFNLHQAVMDKIQREIQHARAGKPALIRARMNALIEPQTIRALYQASQAGVRVELVVRGVCCLRPGIAGISENIHVRSVMGRFLEHPRVFYFQNAGDEELYCSSADWMPRNFFRRVEVAFPILDRVLRQRIIHEAFELHLQDNTQAWELQADGTYVRQQPANAETANSNAQQQLLKLLTNV, encoded by the coding sequence ATGCAGGAAAATGCTGCACCCGACCTGAATAATCCCGATTACTACCTTAATCGTGAACTCAGTTTGCTTGCTTTTAACCGGCGCGTCATGGAGTTGGCACAAGATCCGCGAGTACCGCTGTTGGAACGTCTGCGCTTTTTGTGCATTTCCAGCGCGAATATGGATGAATTTTTTGAAGTCCGCGTCGCCAGTCTCAAACAACAATTGCAACTGGACATCGCCTCGATTGGCGCGGATGGCTTAACCCCCACGGCGGCCTTGAAACAGATTACCACCATCGCCCATACCTTGGTGGAAACCCAATACAAGCTGCTAAATGACGAACTGATTCCCGCGCTGCGCCAAGAAAACATTTACTTTGTGCGCCGCACGCATTGGGATGAACGCCAGCTTGCGTGGCTATCGGATTATTTCGACCGCGAACTCATGCCCTTGCTAAGCCCGCTAGGGCTAGACCCGGCGCACCCGTTCCCGAACGTCATCAACAAAAGCCTCAACTTTATCGTTGGCTTGCAAGGCACGGATGCCTTTGGGCGCGAAATTGACACCGCGATAGTGCAAGCACCGCGCACATTACCGCGCATTATCCGTTTACCCGCAAACATGGCTGCCAGCAAAGACAGTTTTGTGTTTCTTTCTTCGATCTTGCACGCGTTTATTGAGCGGCTCTTCCCCGGCATGGAAGTGTCGGGCTGCTACCAATTCCGCCTCACCCGCAACAGCAATATGTACGTGGATGAGGAAGAGGTCGAAGATCTGTTGCAGGCCATGCAAGGCGAATTACCACAACGCAATTACGGTGCCGTGGTACGTTTGGAAGTCGCCGACCATTGCCCACCGGGTAATGTCGAATATTTAATGGAACATTTTCACCTGTGCGAGCAGGACGTTTACAATGTCAATGGCCCGGTCAATCTCAATCGCTTGATGCCGATTGCGGATCTGGTAGAGCGCCCTGACTTGCGTTTCCCACCATTTCGCCCTGCCCCATCGCTTGCCGAACATCACTCGGATTTGTTTGAGTGCATCAAACACGGCGATGTTTTAATGCACCACCCTTACCAGAGTTTTCAAACAGTGCTGGACTTCATCGGGCAAGCGGTGCAAGACCCTGACGTGTTAGCCATTAAAATGACCTTGTATCGCACCGGCAAGCAATCCGAGCTGGTCAAACACCTGATTCGCGCCGCGCGTTTGGGCAAAGAAGTCACTGTCGTGGTTGAATTACGCGCCCGTTTCGATGAAGAAGCCAATATCGACCTCGCTAGTCAGCTCCAAAATGCCGGAGCGCATGTGGTGTACGGCGTGGTCGGCTATAAAACGCACGCCAAATTGTGTTTGGTGGTGCGGCGCGAGGGCAAGCGCCTGCGTAGTTACGCGCACCTTGGTACCGGCAATTATCACCCCGGCACGGCACGCATTTATACCGACTTCGGCCTGCTCACCTGCCAGCCTGATATGACGGAAGACGTGCACAAAGTCTTCCACATGCTCACCGGGCTGGGGCGAATGCGCGACTTGAAATATTTACTGGAAGCGCCCTTTAACTTGCACCAAGCGGTGATGGATAAAATTCAACGCGAAATCCAACACGCACGGGCAGGCAAACCGGCATTGATCCGCGCCCGCATGAATGCTTTGATTGAGCCGCAAACCATCCGCGCCTTGTATCAAGCGTCACAAGCTGGCGTGCGGGTAGAACTGGTGGTGCGTGGCGTTTGCTGTTTGCGCCCGGGGATTGCGGGCATTTCTGAAAACATTCACGTGCGCTCGGTGATGGGACGATTTTTGGAACATCCACGGGTGTTTTATTTTCAAAATGCAGGGGATGAGGAATTGTATTGCTCCAGTGCTGACTGGATGCCGCGCAATTTTTTCCGACGGGTGGAAGTGGCTTTTCCGATCTTAGACCGCGTATTGCGCCAACGGATTATTCATGAGGCCTTTGAATTGCATTTGCAAGACAATACACAGGCGTGGGAATTGCAGGCGGATGGCACGTATGTGCGCCAACAACCCGCAAACGCCGAAACAGCAAACAGCAATGCTCAGCAACAACTGTTAAAACTGCTAACGAATGTTTAA
- a CDS encoding lytic transglycosylase domain-containing protein — protein sequence MRRLNSAILVILLGFATLQTAQAAGCGTSASAVNKNAAAHLESIQKYSEKYGVSADMVKAVIAVESCYNSTALSPKGAQGLMQLIPATAERFGVEDAFNTTQNIHGGTRYLSWLMKRYDGDLYKAVAAYNAGEGAVDKYKGIPPYNETQHYVRKVLAVYNGLSGQAIALPAVSTASGKGNNGAVSAPAKQVFPAGKPGRSGWQAAKAKAPHLFKH from the coding sequence ATGAGACGTTTAAACAGTGCCATCTTGGTCATCTTATTGGGGTTTGCAACGCTGCAAACAGCCCAAGCAGCGGGTTGTGGCACCAGTGCCAGTGCGGTTAATAAAAATGCAGCAGCACATTTGGAATCGATCCAGAAATATTCAGAAAAATACGGCGTTAGCGCGGATATGGTGAAAGCCGTGATCGCTGTCGAATCCTGCTACAACAGCACGGCTTTGTCGCCCAAAGGGGCGCAGGGTTTGATGCAATTGATTCCCGCGACCGCCGAACGTTTCGGGGTGGAGGATGCATTTAACACCACCCAAAATATTCACGGTGGCACGCGCTACCTGAGTTGGCTGATGAAACGCTATGACGGCGATTTATACAAAGCGGTTGCGGCGTACAATGCGGGCGAAGGCGCGGTTGATAAATACAAAGGCATTCCGCCGTATAACGAAACCCAACATTATGTGCGTAAAGTCTTGGCGGTGTATAACGGTTTGAGTGGGCAGGCGATTGCGTTACCCGCTGTCAGCACCGCTTCTGGGAAAGGCAATAACGGTGCAGTTAGCGCCCCGGCTAAACAAGTGTTCCCCGCCGGTAAACCGGGGCGCTCTGGTTGGCAAGCAGCCAAGGCCAAAGCGCCGCACTTGTTTAAGCATTAA
- the dapD gene encoding 2,3,4,5-tetrahydropyridine-2,6-dicarboxylate N-succinyltransferase, protein MSDVSQLQRIIEEAFERRADINPRNAESETRDAVNAALELLNAGKLRIATQHGVGNWEVNQWLKKAVLLSFRLNDNEVMDGGCTNYYDKVPSKFAGMSADEFAAGGVRVVPNAIARRGSYIAPGCVLMPSYVNIGAYVDSGTMVDTWATVGSCAQIGKNVHLSGGVGIGGVLEPLQAGPTIIEDNCFIGARSEVVEGVIVEEGAVISMGVYIGQSTRIYDRETGEVTYGRVPAGSVVVSGNLPSSDGKYSLYCAVIVKKVDAKTRSKVGINELLRDI, encoded by the coding sequence ATGTCAGACGTAAGCCAACTGCAACGCATTATCGAAGAAGCCTTCGAGCGCCGCGCCGACATCAACCCGCGCAATGCAGAAAGCGAAACCCGCGATGCGGTGAACGCAGCGTTGGAATTGCTGAATGCCGGTAAATTGCGCATTGCCACTCAACACGGCGTGGGCAACTGGGAGGTGAACCAATGGCTGAAAAAAGCCGTGTTGCTGTCATTCCGCTTGAATGATAACGAAGTGATGGATGGCGGTTGCACCAACTATTATGACAAAGTGCCATCGAAATTTGCGGGCATGAGCGCGGATGAATTTGCCGCTGGTGGTGTGCGCGTGGTGCCGAATGCGATTGCACGGCGTGGTTCGTACATTGCTCCCGGCTGTGTGCTAATGCCGTCTTATGTCAACATCGGCGCGTATGTGGATAGCGGCACGATGGTGGATACGTGGGCAACGGTCGGTTCTTGCGCACAAATCGGTAAAAACGTGCATTTGTCCGGCGGCGTAGGCATCGGCGGTGTGTTAGAGCCATTGCAAGCGGGGCCGACGATTATCGAAGATAACTGCTTCATCGGCGCACGTTCCGAAGTCGTCGAAGGCGTGATCGTGGAAGAGGGTGCGGTGATTTCAATGGGGGTTTACATTGGTCAAAGCACGCGCATTTATGACCGCGAAACCGGCGAAGTGACCTACGGGCGGGTTCCGGCGGGTTCGGTGGTGGTTTCCGGCAACCTGCCATCCAGCGATGGCAAGTACAGCCTGTATTGCGCGGTGATCGTGAAGAAAGTCGATGCGAAAACCCGCAGCAAAGTGGGCATTAATGAGTTGTTGCGCGACATCTAA
- the dapC gene encoding succinyldiaminopimelate transaminase, with amino-acid sequence MNPDLARLQAYPFERIRTLLQGISPADLPAVSLAMGEPKHPTPAFIHEAIAANLGGLAHYPLTKGSAALRDSIAAWLTQRFQLPAGSVDAEQHVIPVNGTREALFAFAQAVVTRTGDAAVVMPNPFYQIYEGAALLAGAEPVFLNCTAANGFIPDFAAVPAAVWQRCQLLYICSPGNPTGAVMPLETLQLVLQLAETYNFIVAADECYSELYADESQPPAGLLQAAAQMGNTAWKRCVVFHSLSKRSNSPGMRSGFVAGDAEILAQFLLYRTYHGCAMPPPFQAASAAAWADETHVQTNRALYREKFAAVMAILAPVMDVSQPAAGFYLWPQTPVDDKIFTRELFARAHVNVVPGSYLSREADGMNPGAGRVRLALVAPLDECIEAAERIRRVIETL; translated from the coding sequence ATGAATCCTGATCTTGCCCGCTTGCAAGCTTACCCGTTTGAACGCATCCGTACCTTGCTGCAAGGCATCAGCCCCGCTGATTTGCCTGCGGTTTCGTTGGCAATGGGGGAACCCAAGCACCCAACCCCTGCTTTCATTCACGAAGCGATTGCAGCAAATTTGGGTGGTTTAGCCCATTACCCGCTCACCAAAGGCTCGGCAGCGTTGCGCGACAGCATTGCTGCTTGGCTGACACAACGCTTTCAGCTTCCGGCAGGATCGGTGGATGCGGAACAGCATGTCATCCCCGTGAATGGTACACGCGAAGCACTGTTTGCGTTCGCGCAAGCGGTGGTGACGCGCACTGGCGATGCGGCGGTGGTGATGCCCAATCCCTTCTACCAGATTTACGAAGGTGCGGCTCTGTTAGCCGGGGCAGAACCCGTGTTTCTGAATTGCACCGCTGCGAATGGTTTCATCCCCGATTTTGCCGCCGTGCCCGCAGCGGTGTGGCAGCGTTGCCAATTGCTCTATATTTGCAGCCCCGGTAATCCCACGGGCGCGGTCATGCCGTTGGAAACGCTGCAATTAGTGCTGCAACTCGCGGAAACCTACAACTTTATTGTCGCGGCAGACGAATGTTATTCCGAACTGTATGCAGACGAATCTCAGCCACCAGCGGGCTTACTACAAGCCGCAGCGCAGATGGGGAATACGGCATGGAAGCGTTGTGTGGTCTTTCATAGCTTGTCGAAACGTTCCAATTCGCCGGGGATGCGTTCTGGCTTTGTGGCAGGCGATGCGGAAATCCTTGCACAATTTTTGTTGTATCGCACCTATCATGGCTGTGCGATGCCGCCACCGTTTCAGGCCGCGAGTGCTGCTGCTTGGGCGGATGAAACCCATGTGCAAACCAACCGTGCCTTGTATCGTGAAAAATTCGCGGCGGTGATGGCGATACTCGCGCCGGTGATGGACGTTTCCCAACCAGCGGCAGGTTTCTACTTGTGGCCGCAAACGCCAGTGGATGACAAAATATTTACCCGTGAATTGTTTGCACGGGCGCATGTGAATGTTGTTCCCGGCAGTTATTTGTCACGGGAGGCGGACGGGATGAATCCGGGCGCAGGGCGGGTACGCCTCGCCTTGGTTGCCCCGTTGGATGAATGTATTGAGGCGGCGGAACGTATCCGGCGCGTAATCGAAACCCTATAA
- a CDS encoding YajD family HNH nuclease, which yields MKADHAKIVLNARKNADERAKGYREQALKLYPWICGRCAREFTHANLRELTVHHRDHNHDNNPQDGSNWELLCLYCHDNEHQKLIEAERGGSAGTSGPAAATHNPFADLKAKMQKK from the coding sequence ATCACGCCAAAATTGTATTAAATGCACGTAAAAATGCCGACGAACGCGCCAAAGGCTACCGCGAACAAGCCTTAAAGCTGTACCCGTGGATTTGCGGGCGTTGTGCGCGGGAATTCACGCACGCCAATTTGCGCGAATTGACGGTGCATCACCGCGATCATAACCACGACAATAACCCGCAAGATGGCAGCAATTGGGAATTGTTGTGCTTGTATTGCCACGATAATGAACATCAAAAGTTAATCGAAGCCGAGCGTGGCGGTTCTGCCGGAACCAGTGGCCCCGCCGCCGCAACGCACAACCCGTTTGCCGATTTGAAAGCGAAGATGCAGAAAAAATAG